A window of the Lactuca sativa cultivar Salinas chromosome 5, Lsat_Salinas_v11, whole genome shotgun sequence genome harbors these coding sequences:
- the LOC111908704 gene encoding transcription repressor OFP8, which yields MENGFKVRITRMFQSPFNSCRTKHTSDVADQPFFFPENRHHRQLIDLFSPKPQPFRKPKHQNVSDRNTLLPEATDAGKPHSATIPPPLFYEKKSKSTKKKKTHYRKTTKSQDFSSVTDNYYYDCCSTDEEGESDGETTMFSSRSLSSDSSVSFRKNRERRLTQKKPKKSRGGRGCKDLKATDVIPLKSKGKFITDSVAVVKKSNDPHEDFRVSMLEMIVERQIFGARDLENLLECFLSLNAQEHHRVIFEVFTEIWETLFSDWL from the coding sequence ATGGAGAACGGCTTTAAAGTTCGAATCACAAGAATGTTTCAATCGCCGTTCAACTCTTGCCGGACAAAACACACCTCCGACGTTGCTGATCAGCCCTTTTTCTTCCCGGAAAACCGCCATCACCGCCAACTCATCGATCTCTTCTCCCCTAAACCTCAACCATTTCGTAAACCCAAACACCAAAACGTCTCCGACAGAAACACTCTATTGCCGGAAGCTACAGATGCCGGAAAACCACACTCTGCTACCATTCCGCCGCCTCTGTTCTACGAAAAGAAATCTAAAAGCACCAAGAAAAAGAAAACCCATTACCGGAAAACCACCAAAAGCCAAGATTTTTCATCTGTTACAGATAATTACTACTACGATTGTTGCAGCACCGATGAAGAAGGTGAAAGCGACGGCGAAACCACTATGTTTTCCTCCCGATCACTTTCCTCCGACTCGTCGGTGTCTTTTCGCAAAAACAGAGAACGACGATTGACGCAGAAAAAACCCAAGAAAAGCCGCGGTGGTCGTGGATGCAAGGATCTTAAAGCTACTGATGTAATCCCATTGAAGAGTAAAGGCAAATTCATCACAGATAGTGTTGCAGTGGTGAAGAAATCGAACGACCCACATGAAGATTTTAGGGTTTCGATGTTGGAGATGATCGTTGAAAGACAAATCTTTGGAGCACGTGATCTTGAGAATCTTTTAGAGTGTTTTCTTTCACTTAATGCGCAAGAACATCACAGAGTTATCTTTGAAGTTTTCACTGAGATTTGGGAGACTCTTTTTTCCGACTGGCTTTGA